In a single window of the Osmerus eperlanus chromosome 4, fOsmEpe2.1, whole genome shotgun sequence genome:
- the LOC134018335 gene encoding sterile alpha motif domain-containing protein 3-like, which yields MLLRVILSQDDIRRITIDSMPETVDGLHLMLKNKLGLEGDLVVQFQDPEFDNELCNLSSMSELPKDKVTLKVYSKNLESYHTDSTLDTASLSTSAEGSPSASHTRQLPQPFDIPTFSYDVELKLKKGNEAFHEDGTLLDVSKDTKSDILDKIAEAIYVHNAYPTREDYDLVSQALVDKHPCLREPGSVSGWYCWKFSLKFKMGNFRQKLRLAGCPELNINSRSSGTPGKGKLKRARKSEVNFLPDIPEGKTQRSLEEERTEMVTEMKKRKIDWQKIKGLMTSTFSLRRKTIVEDEPPVADVRERWPALFSERQIEAEFARLTSVDLKDSLFAGLDKYLLRFLGVYRARMGLVELNSLLRTLDIDVRWLI from the exons ATGTTGCTGCGCGTCATCCTTAGCCAAGACGACATCCGGAGGATAACAATTGACAGCATGCCAGAGACTGTTGATGGCCTTCACTTGATGCTGAAGAACAAGCTTGGATTGGAAGGTGACTTGGTGGTGCAGTTCCAAGATCCAGAGTTCGATAATGAGCTTTGCAACTTGAGTAGCATGTCAGAGCTGCCTAAGGACAAAGTGACTTTGAAAGTATACAGCAAGAATCTTGAATCCTATCATACAGACTCAACCTTAGACACGGCAAGCCTATCCACATCCGCTGAGGGAAGCCCCTCTGCCAGTCATACCCGTCAGCTGCCACAGCCATTTGACATCCCTACTTTTTCGTATGATGTGGAACTTAAGTTGAAGAAAGGAAATGAAGCCTTCCATGAAGATGGAACCCTTCTTGATGTGTCCAAAGACACAAAATCAGACATTTTGGATAAAATAGCAGAAGCCATCTATGTCCACAACGCATACCCAACACGTGAAGATTATGACTTGGTGTCACAAGCTCTCGTCGACAAACATCCCTGTCTGAGGGAACCAGGATCTGTCAGCGGTTGGTACTGTTGGAAATTTAGCTTGAAGTTCAAAATGGGAAACTTCAGACAGAAGCTACGATTGGCTGGATGCCCAGAGCTCAACATCAACTCGCGCTCTTCAGGTACACCTGGGAAAGGAAAACTTAAGAGGGCCAGAAAATCTGAAGTCAATTTCCTGCCAGACATCCCAGAGGGAAAAACACAACGTTCCCTCGAAGAGGAAAGAACCGAGATGGTCACCGAAATGAAGAAAAGGAAAATTGATTGGCAGAAAATAAAAGGATTGATGACCAGCACTTTTTCTTTACGGAGAAAAACAATTGTGGAGGATGAGCCACCTGTGGCGGATGTCAGAGAAAGATGGCCGGCACTGTTCTCTGAACGTCAG ATTGAAGCAGAGTTTGCTCGCCTTACGTCTGTTGACCTGAAAGACTCCCTCTTCGCTGGCCTTGACAAGTATCTACTGAGGTTCCTTGGGGTGTACAGGGCCAGGATGGGTCTGGTGGAGCTGAACAGCCTTTTGAGGACTCTGGACATTGATGTCCGTTGGTTGATATAA